The sequence below is a genomic window from Pseudorca crassidens isolate mPseCra1 chromosome 20, mPseCra1.hap1, whole genome shotgun sequence.
TAGATGGATTCATACTATATGTTCTCTTGTGagctgacttctttttttttctcggtGTTATGCCTGTGACGTTTATCCAAGCCGTTTGCTAGgtgaatttattcattttgtgtgTGATCTGTAAATTCTCAAAGCTCTATATAAACAGATGAATTATAAGAAgtatatgaatgtgtgtgtatctattgtgtTTGTATACGTATATATGCcgtattttatatgtaaatacatacatatatgtacatacatacatataaacatcAGGATGGACGCTTAACATACAGCTCTTATCCAGAttcatttctcctttttgctGCTGATGGGCTTACAGTcatttcagtttggggctattacaaagaGAAACAGCAGCCTTTCATCCTCAGAGCAACCCGCTGAGGCTGGTTCTGCTGTGATCACGCGAGGACGCGGCGGCTCAGAGAGGCCCAGCGACTCGCCCGCGGCGCACAGCACCCGCCCCGTCCCGCTAACGCCCCCTCTTCCCGCAGGCCGAGGAGGCTGGTGGTCCCCGACAGGCGCGAGCCGACCGCTGCCCGCCGCCCCCGCGCTCGCTGCCCCCCGGCGCCTGCCAGGCGGCGCGCTGCCAGGCTGACTCTGAGTGCCCGCGGCACCGGCGCTGCTGCTACAACGGCTGCGCCTACGCCTGCCTGGAGGCCGTGCCGCCCCCGCCAGGTAGGTGCTCCAGGCCGGgggagacggggtgggggggcgcgGGGAACTGTCCTACCCAGCGCTGCCCGACTGGAGGAACAGCTGGGCTTAAACCTGGACCACCTGGGCGGGCCGCCCTGTGAGATGGGAGCATAGCGCTCCTGTAGCAAGCGTCCAGCTGCATGCACTGAGCGCCTGCTGTATGCGGGGCTCGCCACTGCGGGCAGAGAACTGCAGTCCAGGGGCCGCCCGTTAAAAGGAAAATACCCCTCTTATGAAGATGGGGGAGATTTCTCataaaaaatgcagatttccagcttttcttttaaaaatttttttttaaattttatttatttttggctgcgttgggtcttccttgctgcgcgcgggctttctctagttgcggcgagcggggggctactcttcttgctgtgcgccggcttctcactgcggtgcctTCTCTCGTTGTGGAACAGGGTCTCTAGGGcgtgggcttggttgctccgcctcctgtgcgatcttcccggaccaggggtcgaacccctgtgccctgcattggcaggcggattcttaagcactgcgccaccacggaagtcctccagcttttcttaaaaatactggACCGCATTCCCTAGGCCACCATCTGCTGGAGCCTCAGGTGCCCCTAGAGGGCAACGGGGGCGGCCTCCAGGTTTCCAGGGACCCCACAAGGCCCACTTCACTCATGACGCCTGGCCCTGGGGGTATTTGAGATGGAGACCTGACACCTTAGTGATCCAGGTGGGCATGCAGACTCCTGGGTTCAATCAAATCCACTGGCTAGCTGGTCACCAACTTAAACCCCCACTTGTAAAGCAGAGCTGAAAGGAGAATGTGCAGGTCACACGGAGTGCCGCATCCGGAAGTGCTCAGCCCCGCCTCCGGCTAGGAGCAGAGAATCAGTAGGATGTTTGTTGCGTCTGAACCGGGAATCTCTTTGGGAGACACAGGCCTCAGGGGTTCATCTGTGGAGCGAAGGAGTTTCAGATCCCTTCTGGAGAGGtttgggaggggagggaagggagcctGGGGGGAATACAGGGTGGGGCTGATTATGGGCAGCTGAGTGGAGAAAAGGTGCCCTAGAAGTTTCCTCCGCTCCCAGCCTCCAGGGGCTGAGCCTTTGGAGGACTGCAGCCTGTTAGGACTGCACTTTCGGCCAGAGGCTGTGGTCCCCCGGGCCTTCATTACTACCCCCTCCTCAAGGCCAAGGTAAGAACGAACACACTCAGTTCTCTTTGGGGTGAGGTCACAGCGACGACAAGGGACTCGGCACCCTTAATAATGCTCATAATTACAGTCTGTGCTGCCTTTGAGCACTGCCTCATGGCCACGCTGGCTCCTACAGGGCCTTTTATGAGAAAGACAAAATAGCACCCCTTCCTCTTGGAGGAAGCACGTAAAAGTATGCCCATCTGGTTGGACAAGTCAAAAAGGTGCCCCTTCCTTTGGACTGAGACAGGGCATAGGAACTCCAGCCTTACTTGCTGCCTAGAACAGGTGCTTCTGAGCAGTGCACAAACTGTACAACTGTCCATGACATTCCAAATAGCCTTTCCTtacaccatctcatttaatgctcacacaGTCCCACGGGGTGGAGAGACCACTATCAGCCCTGTTTTATAGCTGAAGACACGGGAGCTCAGAGAAGCTGAGTacgttgcccaaagtcacacagcaggcaGAGCTGGCATTTCCATTTAGTCTTCTGACTGTGGAGAAGTGTCCACTGCCTTAGGCTCTGAGTGTAGGGTTACGGGGCCCCAGGCTCATTTGTGGGATCCCTCACAGCCCAGAACATCCTTCCCCCAGACAGCCACACAGctcacttcctcacctccttcagatcTCAGGCAGAGGTGGTTACTTTCTCAGGGAAATTTCCCTCTCTAAATGGTAATCTTTCCTCTGGCCATTGCTAACTGCCTTCTGGCTTAAGCTTTCTTTATAGCCCAGTCTAGAATATTGTGTTTCATTTGTTTCCTGACCATTCCCCTGACTTGAAGGTCAGCCCCATGAGGCAGGAGGTTTGGTTTGTttcattcactgctgtatccccactACCTGAAATAGTCTCTGGACTCATAAAAGGTACTCGATGAAGAACAGATGAAGCAATGAAGGCCTAGCTTTCACTGGCCAACGGGAAGAGCCGACAAAATATTAGTCATAATAAGAATTACGATAATAATATCTAGAACAAGGTTCCTCGCCCTCGGCACTCTTGACGTTTGGGCTTGGGTAATTCTAGTTGGGGTGGGCGGTGGGGCGCTGACCTGGGCAGTGTAGATtttgagcagcatccctggcctccacccactaggtgGCAGTGGTGGCCCCACCCCACACtgggacaaccaaaaatatctctagACTTCACTAGATGTTTCCTCGGGGCGGGGGCACAATCGCTCCAGATTGAGAACCGCACATCTAACATGACTTGAAATGCACCGGGCCCTGTTCTAAGCAGCTTACACACTTCCTTGCAGGCAGCCTGTGGGTCTCCTCCAAAGCAGACCCCGAGATAAGGTCTTGAGTGAGGGGAGTTTATTTAGCAGGTGACCCCAGGAAGTTCTAGTTGGGGAGCAGAGAGGCGAGACCCTGGGCCTCCAGGCCTTTAGGGCCTGCATATTGATGGGAGACCTGGACCAAATTTCAGTATTCCAAAAAGTATAGCAAAATGTGTACGTTTCCCTGTACAggaaaaattaatacatttcctGTTTAGTAAAAAATAacattgaaaatacattttctgaCATTAAGTCCGAGGCAGtggggaaaaggagggaagaacCAGGAGATTGGAAATAGAGGCTCTGGAACCACATCTCACCCCTCTCGTGTGGAAGTTGTAAACTGCTGGTTCTGCTGTTCCCCTTTCCACACTGAGAGCAACCTTCTTATAACCATATTGTGCTCTTTTAAAGAAAGAGCTAACTGGTATTTTTACCAATCCCTATCTAGGTACTTTCAAAGGCACTGGACAGCACATCAATCTCTTTATTTTGGAGTCAGACTAAAGCAGAGGTCATAAACGATTGTGATCCCAGACCAGTTTTATTTAATCTCCAaagtacttaaaattaaaaaaaattatttgccaacatttaaaaccaagagtttatattttttaaaatatagacctaaagtttaaaaacacacacacacaaaaaccaccCAGAAGTTCTGGGAACAGCTGGCCAGAGCTGACCAGCCGCTGACCCACTGAGGCAGGAACACTCTCCTGTTGGCCGTGATCCTACCCAGCCTACCGTCCTCCTTTATGTTACCTATCTGTCTCCAGAGGCATTTGGGTtttcaatccctgtttggggtTTTGAAGACCGTCCAGTCTACTACATGGTCACTCTTCCTGTTAAAAATGTGTTGGTTAGAGAACAGGCCATGATGCTGTAACAAAAAGACCCACAAACTCAGGGGCCCAACCTATTAGACATTTACTTCTCCCTCGGTTAAAAGGCCGGAGTCGACAGGTGGTCCATGACAGGCAGGTGGCTCCGCTCCAGTCACCCAGGGACCCAGGTTCCCTCTGTCTCGTTGCTCCACGTGGTGGCTCCCAGTCTGCAGGAAgctggaaagagagagggaggggagccgACAGGTAACCATACCAGTGGAAGCTGGGATGTGGCGTGGTTACTTCTGCTCATATCCAattggccagaactcagtcacatggcaCACCTTGCTGcatgggaggctgggaaatgtagtctccaGCTTGGCCAGCCAGTGCCTAGCTGAAACTCAGGAGTTCTGTTACTAAAAGGAAGGGATGAACTTTTGCTGGGGAACTGAGTTGTTTCTCCTGCGGGGAGGCTCTGTGTTTCATCATGAGATGTAGGCTCCCCATCCCCAGAGGCTGGGGCATTTCTCAGCTGCCTGAGGAGGGCCTCGATTTAACCATCTATTATCTTGTCAGTTTTAGACTGGCTAGTGCAGCCGAAACCTCGATGGCTTGGGGGCAACGGCTGGCTCCTGGACGGCCCTGAGGAGGCATTGCAAGGTACCTGCAGGGTGATGCCCAACCCGACAGCAGAGCCAGGGTCCCCCCTTCTCAGGTGCCCCCAGAAAACTGAGAACCAGGGTCAGCCTCTGCTCCGGCAGGCTGCCTGTCATCTAATACCTGACCCGCTTGGACCCTCCCCACCCCGACACGGAAGGGGGTGGCTGGGGCTTGGCCAGGCTCTCAGAATCCGCAGAACAGTGTGGGGTTTGACTGTCCCTGGCAACGGGGCCTCCTCCCTGGGTGGAGAATTCAGAGGGAGGGGGCTTGGGGTTTTCAGATCCCTCAAGTCACCATAAGGGGTTCACTGTTCCCTGCTGACGAGGCCTCCTTCCGGGGTGGGTGGAGAACAGTTTCTGAAAGGAATGGCAGGAGGCCCAGGGGCCTGGACCACTGTGGGGGTGCGGCTGTGCGGGAGCACCTTTGCGTTTGTGCAGCTGTGCTTGTGACCCTACGTACATCCGAGTGCGTGACCGTGGCTGTCAGGGTGTGCGGCTGTGCGTGAAGCCAGCTGGCTGTGCTTGTGGCCGTGTGTCTGAGAACTTGTGCATCCGTGTTCGTGCAGATGTGTGTGactgtaggggtgtgtgtgtgtgtgcaggattTGTGTGCGTGTGAACGTGGGTGTGGatatggctgtgtgtgtgtgtgtatacgtgtgttaGGACTTGTGGGACGGcgaaaatgtgtgtatgtgatatgtgtgtgtataggatCTTGGTGGGTAAACATGTATGTACGTGTGATTATAAGCACGAGCACGTGTGTTTCACTGTGTGGGGATGAACATACATGtagtgggttggccaaaaagttcgctcggttttaagtaaaaattgacgtttttcattttcacaaagaacTTTTCTGGAACAACGCATTCGctaaccgaacgaactttttggccaacccagtatgcATGTCACGATGCATGCATGCGAGGGCGTGTTTGGGATCATGTGACTCTGGGCTGCCcccgtgtgcatgtgtgtgtgcagagaCCCCAGGCACAGCGTGCAATCTGGGGTGCCGATGAGAGGCGGCCCCCCTGCCCCCATGGGGGCCACCCCTGAGCCCCCCGCGTGTGTGTCCCCCGCAGCAGAGGCCTGCAGCACCACAGAGGACGGGGCCGAGCCACTCCTCTGCCCCTCAGGCTATGAGTGCCACATCCTGAGCCCGGGTGACCTGGCTGAGGGCATCCCCAACAGCGGGCAGTGTGTCAAGCAGCGCCGGCCGGCAGGTGAGTGTGGACACCGAGCCCCACCCCACTCTCCCCGGAACCCCCCACGGGAGACCCGTCCCAAAGGAAGCCCCCGCCCCTGAGCCTGGCCACGCCCTCCTCCTGTCCCCTCTCTGCCCTGCTCCTCTGCACCTTCTCCCTCCTCATGTGAGCAGGATGCGGGCAAACCCCAGCTCGGCCACCTCCTGCCTGGCTGACCTTGGGGTCAGTTGTTTCaaatctctgagcctcggttttcttatctgtaaaatggggccactTCATGCTGGGTTATGGGGATTAATTGAAATCATACGTGTGATGCCAGAGCAGAGACTAAAGGTGCTCAGTAAAAGGTGGATAATTTGTATCTATCTGTCCCTTTTAAACTGCACAGAATTTGAATTGTCTGAGAACCCGTAACTTCTCTCTGCTAGGACTGTTCAGTGTGACTTAATTAGTATTTGTCTTTGGAGACAAGGCAATAAATAGTTCAGTGAAGGGCCTGAATAGTGGGGCTTTAGTTTGCATACTTTTCCCCAGGGGGGCAAGGACGGCAGAGGAGGGACTGCTGAGGGTACCTAAAAGCCACTCCTGCCTCATGCAAGGTGTAAGGTGGAGAGGCTAGGCATGGAATTTGCCAGAAATGTGTGGCAAACGAAGAATCGGGAACTCCAGGGAGATGGAGGGTAACCATGTCAAAGTTGAGCTTATTGGAACTTTGAGACCATACCCTCCAGGGCCCACGTCCCCACTTTAGCATCTCTTAGTCCTAATAGCTGAGGATAGCACCTCGGTCAAAATCGAGGATAATCACAGCGACCTTACCGGCCCAGAGAACCCATCACATGCGCTATCTGGCaaagcatttctttttcctcatttgaGAACTTATTTCTCTGAGGCGTTTCAAGAAAGACATAGATGTTAAATCTGTCATACATTTAGTGTCAGCGTCATTGCAAGTAATAAAATTAGGAGACATGGAACTGTCTCAGGAATCCTGGTTCCTGGAATTCTGAGCTTTGAAAAGAATTACTTATAAAAGGATTGGAACCAACCAGGAATCTGAGATTTCTCCTACATTCCACTCGCTATTTAGGGTTATGAGTAGGttctccagccagccagccagggtTCCAGTGGCCACTTGGCCCCTTACTGCTGTGTGTGGCAGATCGCCCAACCTTTTCAGGCCTcgctttccttatctgtaaacagGGCTAATAGTAGTTAAGCTACTTCATGGACTCTTTGAGGAGCCAGTGAGTTAATCCATGTAAATAAACCATGTCTGTAGTTTCTCAAGCACAGAACCGAATCCCTTCTGTTGGCACCACTGCTGTCTGTAGACACCACAGTGGACGGAGTACGCAGGTGGACGGGATACGCCGTCCTTCGGACGTACAACCCCAAGAACAGGCCAGCCTGTAGGAACCCGCTGGAAGGAGCAGCTTTTTCCAAAAGAGCTGGGGATGGTGGGGGTTAGTCAGGAGTCCTCTGAACCGAAATGTCATTTTTATAACTGGAAAGGCCTGGAATTATGTGGCCTTTCTCATCTCCTGATCTCACTCATTCAGTTATATGACCTCCAAGACCAGAGTAAGCCAGACAGGTTCAAATCCATTCTCGAGGGACCAAACCAGTTCAAA
It includes:
- the WFDC1 gene encoding WAP four-disulfide core domain protein 1 codes for the protein MPLTSCRMGSGWRKVSWTLCCLLLLLEASSARNIRKRASHARLAESTHAEEAGGPRQARADRCPPPPRSLPPGACQAARCQADSECPRHRRCCYNGCAYACLEAVPPPPVLDWLVQPKPRWLGGNGWLLDGPEEALQAEACSTTEDGAEPLLCPSGYECHILSPGDLAEGIPNSGQCVKQRRPADGRFLRHKFYKEYPEGGFKNVAEHGKGRQKHFQ